The region AAGGGTAGAAATGTCTAAAGAATATGGATATCTGATTAACGGCGAGTGGGTTTTTAGCGATAACAAGAGTGAGATCAAAAATCCTTATAATAATGATGTTGTCGGAATTATTAATATTCCTGATCTTGATACGGCAAAAGGCTCTGTAGACCATGCTGAAAGCGCAGCCAGAAGCTTTAGAGATATACCTAGTTATGAAAGAAGTTCCATTCTAAAAAAAATAGTAGAGGGCATAGATAAAAGAAAAGACGAGTTTGCCCAGACACTAGTTAAAGAAGGTGGAAAACCGCTTAAAACCGCGAGGCTAGAAGTTGAGAGAGCAAAAACCTCATTTTCAGTTGCGGCAGAGGAAGCAAATAGATTCTCTGGCGGCGAGGTGCTTGCGCTTGATATAATCGCCGGCAGTGAAAAACGCTTTGGAATTTCAAGGCGTTTTCCTCTTGGAGTAGTTATGGGGATTTCTCCCTTTAACTTTCCATTAAATCTGGTTGCGCACAAAGTCGCCCCAGCTATTGCCTCTGCTAACGCATTAATTCTAAAACCGGCTTCCCAGACCCCAATTTCTGCTCTTATGCTTGGAGAAATTGCTATTGAAGCAGGGCTGCCTGAAGGCATGCTCAATATTGTGCCGCTGCCCGGCTCACAGATTGAACCTGTAATAGAGGATCAGCGAATAAAGAAAATCTCTTTTACAGGAAGTGATGAAGTAGGCTGGGATTTAATGAAAAAGTATCCAAAGAAAAAAGTAACTTTGGAGCTAGGCGGAAATGCTGCAGTAATAATAGACGAAGACCCCCCGGACTTTAATTTTGCCGCAAGCCGTAACGCCTGGGGAGCTTTTTATCAGGCTGGGCAGAGCTGTATCTCTGTTCAGAGAATGTATGTGCATGAGAAGATATTTGATAAATTCTTAGACCAATTCGTAAACGAGACAAAGAAGCTAAAATTGGGAGACCCGATGTTAGAGGATACTGATCTTGGACCTGTGATTGATGATCATTCGGCTGATAGAATAATGAAATGGATAGATGAGGCGCTTGAGAATGGGGCACAGATGCTTTGCGGCGGATCAAGAGACGGGAAGTTGATTGAGCCCACCGTTTTAACAAATGTAACTCCAGATTCAAACGTAAGCTGTAGCGAAGTTTTTGGCCCTGTAGTGCAGATTGAGCGTTACCAGGATTTTGATAAGGCCCTAGAACTAGTAAACAATACACGCTATGGTCTTCAAGCGGGCGTATTCACCAAAGATATGAAAAAAGCATTTAAAGCATATGACATAATTGAAACTGGCGGAGTTGTTATAAATGACTGCCCAAGCTTTAGAGTTGAGAATATGCCCTACGGCGGTATAAAAGACTCTGGAGTTGGAAGGGAAGGAATACGCTACGCAATAGAAGATATGACCGAACTCAAACTACTCGCAGTAAACCTTGATTACTAGTTAGCCGTATTCTCTGATTTTCTCTACAAGGTTCAAACGTTCTAATTCTTTATAGGCCTTTGTATCACTTTGTACAGAGATAAATTTTTGTAAATCATCCGGATTATCAATATCAAGAGCTATTCTGGGGTTTTCAAAGCTTTGGTAAGCTATGCCTCTTTTGTCGGCCTCGCTCTTATGTTTATTAAAGCTATCGTGACCAAACATAGAAGGGATAGCATCGGGCGGCTTTCTAAGAAATGCATTTGTGCCCAGATGATCACGGGCGGGAACAAAAATAATTGAATCTTCTTCTTTTTCTTGATCAATTATAAAATCTATATCATCTGAAGTAATAAGCGGTGCATCGCCAGGTATGACCAATACTGATTTGGCCCCCATCTCCATGCAAACTTTTGATGCATAATCAACTGAGGCACTTTCTCCATTTTGCTCAGTCTCTTTTATTACTTCAATGCCAAGACCCTTTGCAATTTCAATTGCCTTTTCATCGAGAGTTACAATCAATTTTCTATCTGCCTTTGAGTCTTTAAGTGCAAGGAGCACGTCCTCAAGCATTGCATAGGCTAGCGCGGTTCTATTGCTCTGAGGCAGAAGTGGAGATAGCCTCTCCTTTGCTTTGGATAAATCTTTTACTGGAACAATAACAAATTTCATATAAATCCCTGAGTTAACTATTAGGCAATTTAAGAGAACGATAGAATACCCAACTTTTCTTCATAAGCCCATCGCAAGTTATAATAACTCTCCAAATGGCTGATCTTAGCAAAGACTCATTATACAAAGATCTCGAGTCATCGCTTGAAAAAAAGATAAGCGGCGACGTATATTTTGATAGAATATCCAAGACCTTATACAGCACCGATGCTGGGAATTATCAGATTCAGCCAGTTGGAATTGTTGTTCCAAAAAATTATGAAGACATTGCGCTCTCGCTCGAGATAGCAAGTAATTTCGGTGTCACAATTCTACCAAGAGGAAGCGGATCAAGCCTGGCAGGTCAGTGCGTAGGGCATTCTCTTATATTAGATCTATCCAAATATCTTAATAAAATTGTTGAATTAGATATAAAGGAGAAAAGAGTTCGGGTTCAGTCTGGCATGTATCTTGAGAACTTAAACCGTGAGCTGAAAAATCATGGGCTTATGTTTGGACCCGATCCTTCGTCCGCAAAAATTGCAACCATTGGCGGCGTTGTCGGGAATAATGCTACCGGTGCACACTCAATTCTATACGGCATGGCTGGAGATAATGTGGAGAGTTGTAATTTATATCTTAGAGGCGGCGAGAGCTTTGAGCTTAGCGATGCAAATACCAGTAATGAAATAAATAGTAAACTGAAACTGTTTCGAGATAACCATGCCAATCTTATTGAAAACAATTACCCAAAGCACTGGAGAAGAGCGTCTGGATACAGTTTAAATTACTTGTTAGAAAGTGAATTTAATCCTGCAAAGCTCCTGGCAGGTGCTGAAGGCACCTTAGGTCTGGCAGCAGACTTTACGCTCAGCTTAGTTGAAAAGCCGAATCATACAGGACTTGTAATACTACAGTTTAATAAAATGTTCAGCGCCATGGAGGCCGTGCCAAAAATACTAGAATACTCTCCTTCGGCAATTGAACTGATTGATAAATATTTGACCGATCTCACACGCTCTAACCCATCATTTTCAAAGCTACTTAGCTTTATTGACTCAGAGCCAGAGGCCATTTTGGTTGTTGAGTTCTATGGAGATACGGAAAATGAAATTAAGAGTAAAGCATCTAATCTTAAATCTAATCTAATAGCCAATAATATTAAATGTGATATCCAATATGCTTTTTCAAAAAATGATCAAGACAATGTCTGGAGCGTAAGACGTGCTGGGCTAGGTCTGCTTATGAGTAAGAGAGATGAGCATAAACCTATTCCTTGTATAGAGGACGTCTCAGTGCCTGTGGATCAGCTTGCATCATATACTCAAGATATTACAGAGCTAATTGAGCGCTTGGGCACCAGGGCCGGATTCTACGGCCACGCCAGCGCAGGGTGTCTTCATATAAGACCGCTAGTCAATTTAAAATCAAATTCGGGAAGAGAACTAATGCAGGAGCTAACCGATGAAACATTTAAGCTTGCTTTAAAATACGGAGGCGTTATGAGTGGGGAGCATGGAGACGGCCTTCAGAGAAGCTATCTAAATGAGAAACTTTTTGGAAGTGATTTATATGGAGCGATGAAGGAGCTTAAGTCCATATTTGATCCTGAAGGAATTTTTAATCCCGGAAAAGTTGTGGACGGACCAGCAATTTTGAATGACCTTCGTTTTAGAGAAAACTATTCTCCCCCAAGAATCGATACTTATTTAGATTGGTCTTCTGATAACGGATTAGAGGGCGCGGCACAGATGTGCAGTGGTCAGGGAGTCTGCAGAAAGCTAGGGGAGGGAATTATGTGTCCATCATATATGGCCACAAAAAATGAGATTGATACCACAAGAGCAAGGGCAAATATTTTAAGATCAGTCTTCAGCGGTGAGTTTGAAAAAGATTCGCTAGAAAGTAGCGAAATGCACAAAGTTTTCGACTTATGCCTATCTTGTAAAGCATGTAAATCAGAGTGCCCTTCAAGGGTAGATATAGCCAAAATGAAGCTTGAATTTATGGCTCATTATCATGCTGAGAATGGATTTTCTATTCGAGACAAACTCTTTGGTTATTCACACTATATAGGGAAATATAGCTCTATCTTCCCATCTCTCTCAAATGCTCTACAAAATAGTTCTCTGACTAAGTTTTTCTTATCCAAAATTGGTATAAGCACTACAAGATCATTGCCAAACCTGACCAAAAATAACTTCACAAATTGGTTTAAGAATAAATCACATTCTACTGCGAACATAGCACTTAATAAAGTTGTCTACTTTCACGACACTTGGACCAGTTATTATCATCCTGAGATTGGACAATCAGCAGTAAGATTGCTTGAGGAAGCTGGATTTGAAGTAATTTTAGTACCAAATAGAGCCTGCTGTGGGCGGCCGATGTTAAGTAAAGGGATGATAAATCAGGCTCGTAATCTGGCAGTTACAAATGTAAACCTCCTCGCCCCTTATGCAAAAAACAACATCCCGATAATCGGAACTGAACCAAGCTGCATACTGACTTTTAGAGATGAGTATTTAGACCTTTTACCTACCAATGAGGATGCACTCAAGATATCAGAAAATTCCTACATGTTAGATGAATTCTTACTTAATCTACATAGCATAGATGAGCTTAATATAGAGTGGAAAAATGAGGGACCAAAAGTGTTTTATCATGAGCACTGCCATCAACGCTCACTAATAAATGAAAGATCGGGAGTTGAATTATTATCACACTCAGGATGCATGGTGCAAGAAAGTAAGGCTGGATGCTGCGGGATGGCAGGAAGTTTCGGATATGAGAGCGAGCACTATGAAATCTCAAAGCAAATTGCAGAAGATAGACTTTTACCTGCAATTAGAAGAACCTCAGAGGATACAATAATAGCTGTTTCCGGAGTCTCATGCAGACATCAAATTGAAGATTTCTCTCAGAAGAAAACTAAACACATAGCTCAAGTTTTAGCTGATCAGATTAGATAGGTTCTCAAGATACTCCTTTAAAAACTTAATCAGTTTCATAAACTCTTTAGGAGATTTCTCAGGTTCTCTCAAATTCCGGTTTATTTCAAGCTGCATCGATGGCACTTCTAAAACCTTTGCTCCATATTTTGTAACAGTCATCTGCTTGGCTGCAGGGAAAACATCAAGCCCCCCAACTGAAATTTTGTGGATGCTGGCTCTTGTTTCTAGCTTTTCCAAAAGATCATAGTTGCCCAGTAAAAATTCGTTCTCTATTCCGGTGCCCGGATAAATGTCATTCCCACGCTCTGAGCCAGTGCCATGTATATCTAAAATGAATTTAATATTATTACTTTGGACTATGTCGACAAGCTTTTTTTTGTAGGGTGATTCGTCATAGTAATTCGGATCGATTTCCATTAGACGATTTGTGTATAGAGCATGGCACCCAGTAATGGAGTTTAGTAGCGCCGTTAAAGCTCCTGTATAAAATTCCTGACGTTTTAGTTTTCCCATTCTTTGATGAACGCTTGAGTGAGGAGCACTTATTAAAACGGGAGTATTACCTTTTAGATAAATACACCCTTTCGCTTCTTTTGTCACAGGCTCTCTATAGAGATATTTCTGACGGTCCTCAAAATTTCTTATAAATGCCAAGGGATCATAAAACGAAATGGACTCATATGCCCTCCAGTCGCCTGTTTCAATCTCAAAATTCTGGCGGCAAAAATCACTTAGGCCTGGGCCGGCAATATAGGTGTAAAACTCAACATTTTCGTGCTTTACTGAGATGCGGTCATACTGTTTATCCTCTACCATTTCTACTTCATCTAGCTGTTCTAATTTTTCTTGGGGCCTGTCCATTAAATATAGCTCCCCGAAGATTTTATTATCTGAATCTTCATCAATAATAGCGGTCGGGTAGCCCCTTTTTGTATCATACAAATGCCCAGGAATTTCCAATGTTTTAAGGAGCTTGCAATCAGCCATATATTGAGACCTAACTTCTCCTTGAAGGAGGGTTCCATAGACAAATACTTTGTTTATTGGTGATGCCATTTTCTATATATGAGCTAGTGATTTTTTGAATAAAGAATATTTCCTCTGACCATTACAAACTCTAAATCACTTGAGTCAGAGGATACGATCTTTAGGTAGGGATTTTTAGATTCTGCTTCAGCGTTTAGGAAAATAAGATCAGCGTCTTTGCCAACTTCAAGACTGCCGATCTTATCTTCTAGAAACAGAGCCCTTGCACCGCCCAATGTGGCTGCATAGACTACCTCATATGAGGCCTCTTTAGCTAAAGAATCTGACCAAAGAAGGTGAAGTTCTCTTATCTCCTCAAAGAAATTTAAATTATAGTTGCTTGAAAGACCATCCGTACCTAGCCCAACTCTACTTAGGCCTGCATACTCTTTTAGAGGTGGCAGCCCAACTTGAAGAAATTGATTGCTTCTAGGGCAAAGCACAATCCCAATGTCTAGTCTTCTAAGCTCAGCAATCTCATCCGGCTCTACCTGAACCATATGTATCGCAGTGATTTTATTATCATCAAAAAACCCCATGTCTTTTAAATATGAAAACGGAGTTTTAGCTTTGATTCGTTTAAATGATTTCTTTTCAATGAGAGGAAAAATTTCATCTTCAAAACTATTTGCTTTGCGGTTTACAAACTCAATCTCATCAGGGCTTTCTGCCAAGTGAATTCCCATGGGATGCTTAGTTTTCTTATAAGATTCAACGGCGCGCTCAAGCAGCTTAGGACTGCACGAGTAAGGAGCATGCGGGAAAAGACGTTCTTCAAACAGATCAGAGCTCTCAAAGTTATCAAAATCCATAGTGTCCTCTTTGCTGTCCACTGCTTCTCTAAATAGGACCACTCTAAGGCCAGAGTTTTTTAGAATGGGAATATCAAGACCGCCGTAAGATGATATTTCCCCTACTGTTGTTACACCTGACTCAATTTGGCTCTTTATTCCGCTTTTGACTGATGACTCAATATCCAGATCAGAAACACCCTTTTTTTTAGCCGTTATTATCTGCTGAAGCCACTGGGTAAAACCTTTAAAACCCCCTATTTTTTCTTGAATCCAACCAAGCTCTAAGTGGGTGTGTGCATTAATAAAACCGGGCAATAAAATTCCATGTCCAAGATTTATTTCTTCTACACTATCGTTCTGGTTTCTAAGCTTTGAAAAAGGGCCTATATCAGATATTTTTCCATCTTCTATAAGCACGGCACTATTTTTTAGAGGATCTGAAGAAATAGGAAGGATTGTATCAGCAGATAGCAATAACTTTTTCATATTTAAGATTTGCCGTTTATCTCGTTAATTCTATTTAGTATATCTGAACTCAGATTTCCCACAGCTACCTCTTCAACGGCGCCGCGCATTTTGATTGACCAGTCTTCTCTAATATTTATATCAAGCTCGCCACCCGGCATAGAGACTGTTACATCTCCATCAGTAAATCCATTTTTAACGCATGCTGATGCCACAGCGCATGAGCTGCTTCCCGAAGCTAAGGTATAGCCGGCACCTCTTTCCCAGATTAATATTTGGACCTTGTCTCGGCTAAGTGGTTTTGCAAACTGAACGTTTATGCGGTTTGGAAAAAGCCCGTTTGTCTCTAAAAGAGGACCGAGCCTTCTAATCCGCGCCTCATCTAATTCATCCACAAACACAACGCAGTGCGGATTTCCAACTGATACTGCAGTGAACTGTAACTTCTCTCCACTAACCTCTATCTCTTCCTGCACTACTTCCCTGCTATCGCCCGCAACCGGGATTAGATCGCTTTGAAAAATAGCGTCCCCCATCTCTACTGTTACAAATGGAACATGGCCGCCGTTGGTCTCTAGCTCCGCGGTTACAATTCCTCCTAGAGTGTCAATCTTAAAAACTTCTTTGTTTGTATGCCCATGCTCGAAAAGATACTTAGCAAATATCCTAAGCCCGTTACCGCTCTTCTCAGCCTCGCTACCGTCAGGATTTAGGATTCTAAGACCAAAGTCCGCATTGTCAGAAGGCACAAGAAGGAGTATACCGTCAGAGCCGACGCCGTAGTTTCTGTGACACAGCAGCTTTATTACTTCCGGGATTAGCTCAAACGAAATCTGAGCTTGATCCATGACAAAATAGTCATTTCCCAGTCCATGTGATTTAACAAATTGATCCATATTAATTGTCCTCTTGGAAGATGAGTTTAACTACTCGAGAATAACCCTGGTAGTATAGCCTTTCTTTTTTAGTTTTGACGCAGCTTTTCGGGCATCCTTTTTAGATGTGTAGCGCCCCACCCGAACTCTGTAATAAGTGTTTCCGTTTATTTTTGCAGACTCAATCCTGACATTATTAAAATCATACTCAAGCTGTCTTTTTGCATTATCTGCACTAGATCTGCTAGTGTATGAAGCTACCTGCACAGTATACTCTGGATTAAAATAGTTTGTGTCTCTCGTTGAAGGGCTTGAGACCACTTCAACTTTCACCTTCACAACCCCTTTTTGTATCATGTCAATCGACTGCGCAGGGGCATGAGAGAGATCAATAATTCTATCCCCTACAAATGGGCCGCGGTCGTTCACTTTTACCACGACATCTCTTCCATTTTCTAAGTTGGTAACTCTTACAACTGTTCCTAGCGGAAGAGTTTTGTGAGCAGCTGTATAGTCATACTTACTAAAACGCTCTCCGCTGGCTGCATAGTTGTTATGCTCCTCTAAACCGTACCATGAGGCAAGCCCTATCTGGGTTGATCCTTCAATTGTATATCCTGGTGAGTGCGGCTTTGGTTTTGGCGCAGGTGCCGGATATGAGCCAACATCCTTTTTACCACACGCAAATAAGATTGGAATTACTGCTAATATTAGAAGAATTTTGATTTTCATCTTTCTTGGATTTTAACACACGGCCTTACTATTCTAAAGAGAGACCAGGTTTTATGCTGCATCCCCGGGGAGTGAAATAATATCTATTCTGACTCTTATCACCCCTCTACGATTAAAATGAAGGGCTTCAGCAGAAGCAAGGGATAGGTCCAATATTCTACCCTTAATAAAGGGGCCTCGATCGTTAATTCGAACATATACATCTTTTCCATTTCTCAGATTGGTGACTCTGACTATCGTGCCAAAGGGCAATTTTCTATGAGCAGCAGTAAACTCATACTTATTAAAACGCTCACCGCTCGCAGTTTTTCTGCCGTGAAATTTGCCGCCGTACCATGATGCATTCCCATACTGAGGATATGCCTCAGATGAGAAGCTCTGAATTGGTGAGAG is a window of Thermodesulfobacteriota bacterium DNA encoding:
- a CDS encoding aldehyde dehydrogenase family protein, producing MSKEYGYLINGEWVFSDNKSEIKNPYNNDVVGIINIPDLDTAKGSVDHAESAARSFRDIPSYERSSILKKIVEGIDKRKDEFAQTLVKEGGKPLKTARLEVERAKTSFSVAAEEANRFSGGEVLALDIIAGSEKRFGISRRFPLGVVMGISPFNFPLNLVAHKVAPAIASANALILKPASQTPISALMLGEIAIEAGLPEGMLNIVPLPGSQIEPVIEDQRIKKISFTGSDEVGWDLMKKYPKKKVTLELGGNAAVIIDEDPPDFNFAASRNAWGAFYQAGQSCISVQRMYVHEKIFDKFLDQFVNETKKLKLGDPMLEDTDLGPVIDDHSADRIMKWIDEALENGAQMLCGGSRDGKLIEPTVLTNVTPDSNVSCSEVFGPVVQIERYQDFDKALELVNNTRYGLQAGVFTKDMKKAFKAYDIIETGGVVINDCPSFRVENMPYGGIKDSGVGREGIRYAIEDMTELKLLAVNLDY
- the cofC gene encoding 2-phospho-L-lactate guanylyltransferase; protein product: MKFVIVPVKDLSKAKERLSPLLPQSNRTALAYAMLEDVLLALKDSKADRKLIVTLDEKAIEIAKGLGIEVIKETEQNGESASVDYASKVCMEMGAKSVLVIPGDAPLITSDDIDFIIDQEKEEDSIIFVPARDHLGTNAFLRKPPDAIPSMFGHDSFNKHKSEADKRGIAYQSFENPRIALDIDNPDDLQKFISVQSDTKAYKELERLNLVEKIREYG
- a CDS encoding FAD-linked oxidase C-terminal domain-containing protein — protein: MADLSKDSLYKDLESSLEKKISGDVYFDRISKTLYSTDAGNYQIQPVGIVVPKNYEDIALSLEIASNFGVTILPRGSGSSLAGQCVGHSLILDLSKYLNKIVELDIKEKRVRVQSGMYLENLNRELKNHGLMFGPDPSSAKIATIGGVVGNNATGAHSILYGMAGDNVESCNLYLRGGESFELSDANTSNEINSKLKLFRDNHANLIENNYPKHWRRASGYSLNYLLESEFNPAKLLAGAEGTLGLAADFTLSLVEKPNHTGLVILQFNKMFSAMEAVPKILEYSPSAIELIDKYLTDLTRSNPSFSKLLSFIDSEPEAILVVEFYGDTENEIKSKASNLKSNLIANNIKCDIQYAFSKNDQDNVWSVRRAGLGLLMSKRDEHKPIPCIEDVSVPVDQLASYTQDITELIERLGTRAGFYGHASAGCLHIRPLVNLKSNSGRELMQELTDETFKLALKYGGVMSGEHGDGLQRSYLNEKLFGSDLYGAMKELKSIFDPEGIFNPGKVVDGPAILNDLRFRENYSPPRIDTYLDWSSDNGLEGAAQMCSGQGVCRKLGEGIMCPSYMATKNEIDTTRARANILRSVFSGEFEKDSLESSEMHKVFDLCLSCKACKSECPSRVDIAKMKLEFMAHYHAENGFSIRDKLFGYSHYIGKYSSIFPSLSNALQNSSLTKFFLSKIGISTTRSLPNLTKNNFTNWFKNKSHSTANIALNKVVYFHDTWTSYYHPEIGQSAVRLLEEAGFEVILVPNRACCGRPMLSKGMINQARNLAVTNVNLLAPYAKNNIPIIGTEPSCILTFRDEYLDLLPTNEDALKISENSYMLDEFLLNLHSIDELNIEWKNEGPKVFYHEHCHQRSLINERSGVELLSHSGCMVQESKAGCCGMAGSFGYESEHYEISKQIAEDRLLPAIRRTSEDTIIAVSGVSCRHQIEDFSQKKTKHIAQVLADQIR
- a CDS encoding gamma-glutamylcyclotransferase family protein yields the protein MASPINKVFVYGTLLQGEVRSQYMADCKLLKTLEIPGHLYDTKRGYPTAIIDEDSDNKIFGELYLMDRPQEKLEQLDEVEMVEDKQYDRISVKHENVEFYTYIAGPGLSDFCRQNFEIETGDWRAYESISFYDPLAFIRNFEDRQKYLYREPVTKEAKGCIYLKGNTPVLISAPHSSVHQRMGKLKRQEFYTGALTALLNSITGCHALYTNRLMEIDPNYYDESPYKKKLVDIVQSNNIKFILDIHGTGSERGNDIYPGTGIENEFLLGNYDLLEKLETRASIHKISVGGLDVFPAAKQMTVTKYGAKVLEVPSMQLEINRNLREPEKSPKEFMKLIKFLKEYLENLSNLIS
- a CDS encoding amidohydrolase family protein, which translates into the protein MKKLLLSADTILPISSDPLKNSAVLIEDGKISDIGPFSKLRNQNDSVEEINLGHGILLPGFINAHTHLELGWIQEKIGGFKGFTQWLQQIITAKKKGVSDLDIESSVKSGIKSQIESGVTTVGEISSYGGLDIPILKNSGLRVVLFREAVDSKEDTMDFDNFESSDLFEERLFPHAPYSCSPKLLERAVESYKKTKHPMGIHLAESPDEIEFVNRKANSFEDEIFPLIEKKSFKRIKAKTPFSYLKDMGFFDDNKITAIHMVQVEPDEIAELRRLDIGIVLCPRSNQFLQVGLPPLKEYAGLSRVGLGTDGLSSNYNLNFFEEIRELHLLWSDSLAKEASYEVVYAATLGGARALFLEDKIGSLEVGKDADLIFLNAEAESKNPYLKIVSSDSSDLEFVMVRGNILYSKNH
- the dapF gene encoding diaminopimelate epimerase, with product MDQFVKSHGLGNDYFVMDQAQISFELIPEVIKLLCHRNYGVGSDGILLLVPSDNADFGLRILNPDGSEAEKSGNGLRIFAKYLFEHGHTNKEVFKIDTLGGIVTAELETNGGHVPFVTVEMGDAIFQSDLIPVAGDSREVVQEEIEVSGEKLQFTAVSVGNPHCVVFVDELDEARIRRLGPLLETNGLFPNRINVQFAKPLSRDKVQILIWERGAGYTLASGSSSCAVASACVKNGFTDGDVTVSMPGGELDINIREDWSIKMRGAVEEVAVGNLSSDILNRINEINGKS
- a CDS encoding septal ring lytic transglycosylase RlpA family protein; amino-acid sequence: MKIKILLILAVIPILFACGKKDVGSYPAPAPKPKPHSPGYTIEGSTQIGLASWYGLEEHNNYAASGERFSKYDYTAAHKTLPLGTVVRVTNLENGRDVVVKVNDRGPFVGDRIIDLSHAPAQSIDMIQKGVVKVKVEVVSSPSTRDTNYFNPEYTVQVASYTSRSSADNAKRQLEYDFNNVRIESAKINGNTYYRVRVGRYTSKKDARKAASKLKKKGYTTRVILE
- a CDS encoding septal ring lytic transglycosylase RlpA family protein, whose protein sequence is MKVKILLLGLLLCALSPIQSFSSEAYPQYGNASWYGGKFHGRKTASGERFNKYEFTAAHRKLPFGTIVRVTNLRNGKDVYVRINDRGPFIKGRILDLSLASAEALHFNRRGVIRVRIDIISLPGDAA